One window of the Amycolatopsis mediterranei genome contains the following:
- a CDS encoding DNA polymerase III subunit delta' — MTTTERIGVWNQLVGQEPAVETLSAAASAAAKIVAGEPAPPGAMTHAWLLTGPPGSGRSVAARTFAAALQCSTGTGCDACPGCHTTMAGTHADVRLVVPEGLSISVAEMRALVQAAARRPTTGKWQVVIIEDADRLTEGASNALLKAVEEPPDRTVFLLCAPSDHPDDVSVTIRSRCRLVTLRTPPPEAIADVLVRRDHVDAERAQWAASVCGGHVGRARRLATDEAARQRRATVLRIPLGLRRASDVFTCADQLISAAEADAGEASKSRDEDERNELRTAMGGDGIGKGVAGAKRAAEAAVKQLEKKQKSRATRTQRDTLDLALVDLVGFYRDVLVVGSRSGATLNHPDHADQIREAASAWTPESTLRRLEAVLECREAIDLNVKPRIAVEAMVTTLRQG; from the coding sequence GTGACGACGACCGAACGCATCGGCGTCTGGAACCAGCTGGTCGGCCAGGAACCCGCGGTCGAGACGCTGAGCGCGGCCGCGTCGGCGGCCGCCAAGATCGTCGCGGGCGAGCCCGCACCGCCCGGCGCGATGACGCACGCCTGGCTGCTCACCGGCCCGCCCGGCTCCGGCCGCTCGGTGGCCGCCCGGACGTTCGCCGCGGCCCTGCAGTGCAGCACCGGCACCGGCTGCGACGCCTGCCCCGGCTGCCACACGACGATGGCGGGCACGCACGCCGACGTCCGGCTCGTGGTGCCGGAAGGCCTGTCGATCTCGGTCGCCGAGATGCGCGCGCTGGTGCAGGCCGCCGCGCGGCGCCCGACGACCGGCAAGTGGCAGGTCGTGATCATCGAGGACGCGGACAGGCTCACCGAAGGCGCGTCGAACGCCCTGCTGAAGGCCGTCGAGGAGCCGCCGGATCGCACGGTCTTCCTGCTGTGCGCGCCGTCGGACCACCCCGACGACGTCTCGGTGACGATCCGCTCGCGCTGCCGCCTGGTGACGCTCCGGACGCCGCCGCCGGAGGCGATCGCCGACGTGCTGGTGCGCCGCGACCACGTCGACGCCGAACGCGCGCAGTGGGCCGCTTCCGTGTGCGGCGGCCACGTCGGCCGCGCGCGCCGGCTCGCCACCGACGAGGCCGCGCGGCAGCGCCGGGCCACCGTGCTGCGGATCCCGCTCGGCCTTCGCCGGGCCAGTGACGTCTTCACGTGCGCCGACCAGCTGATCAGCGCGGCCGAGGCCGACGCGGGCGAGGCGAGCAAGTCCCGCGACGAGGACGAGCGCAACGAGCTGCGGACCGCGATGGGCGGCGACGGCATCGGCAAGGGCGTCGCCGGCGCGAAGCGGGCCGCCGAAGCCGCGGTCAAGCAGCTCGAGAAGAAGCAGAAGTCCCGGGCGACCCGCACCCAGCGCGACACGCTCGACCTGGCGCTGGTCGACCTCGTCGGCTTCTACCGCGACGTCCTGGTGGTGGGGAGCCGCTCCGGCGCGACGCTCAACCACCCGGACCACGCCGACCAGATCCGCGAAGCAGCCTCGGCGTGGACGCCCGAATCGACGCTTCGCCGCCTCGAAGCGGTGCTGGAATGCCGCGAGGCGATCGACCTGAACGTGAAGCCGCGCATCGCCGTCGAGGCGATGGTCACGACGCTTCGCCAAGGCTGA
- a CDS encoding DUF3631 domain-containing protein — MSGFDDTLSVIDFVISDEPATRCQQCARPRGDSPSGDFCSENCQRVWRGRHTAATPAEDDGAQPVNPLTWLGPPPAGAFAKPGHEVLDAVVTFVSRFSAFANEHAAPTLALWYAHTHVAERLYVTPRLILDSAEPGSGKTRVLEVAQYLVAKPEMTISITPAAIFRMLADGPMTLLFDEIDAVFNPKTGGNNEDLRALLNAGYKRSATVTRCVGDAKSMNVTRFPVYAPVALAGIAGGMPDTITTRAITVHMRKRRFDEVVEEFIEEDVERESAPVRADLAEWVGRVGDEVSRARPERPDGVRDRAAEIWRPLLAIADAAGGHWPETARRACRHFVLEATAQPASIGVRLLADIRQIFAAENTDRMVTAELIRELHAIEDGPWTDVQGKPLDSRRLAKELDRYLVRPKDLKISGKTLKGYRIDGDGGLADAWSRYLPPLETGATSATNAPLQVTATSGAPETPASAATSATRVADGRRTQQPLTPLLTSPVAEVADVAATKPDHDTEGDR; from the coding sequence ATGTCCGGATTCGACGACACCTTGTCCGTGATCGACTTCGTCATCTCCGACGAGCCAGCGACCCGCTGCCAGCAGTGCGCCCGGCCGCGCGGCGACTCACCGTCCGGCGACTTCTGCTCGGAGAACTGCCAGCGCGTCTGGCGCGGCCGCCACACCGCGGCCACGCCGGCCGAGGACGACGGCGCCCAGCCGGTCAACCCGCTGACGTGGCTCGGCCCGCCGCCGGCCGGTGCCTTCGCTAAGCCGGGTCACGAGGTCCTCGACGCGGTCGTGACATTCGTGTCGCGCTTCTCCGCCTTCGCCAACGAGCACGCCGCGCCGACGCTGGCGCTCTGGTACGCCCACACCCACGTCGCCGAACGGCTCTACGTCACGCCGAGGCTGATCCTCGACTCGGCCGAGCCGGGGAGCGGCAAGACGCGCGTGCTGGAGGTCGCGCAGTACCTCGTGGCCAAGCCGGAGATGACGATCAGCATCACGCCAGCCGCGATCTTCCGGATGCTCGCCGACGGGCCGATGACGCTGCTGTTCGACGAGATCGACGCGGTCTTCAACCCCAAGACGGGAGGCAACAACGAGGACCTCCGCGCCCTGCTCAACGCGGGCTACAAGCGGTCGGCGACGGTGACGCGGTGCGTCGGTGACGCCAAGAGCATGAACGTGACCCGGTTCCCGGTCTACGCGCCGGTTGCGCTCGCCGGGATCGCCGGCGGCATGCCCGACACGATCACGACCCGGGCGATCACCGTGCACATGCGCAAGCGCCGGTTCGACGAAGTCGTCGAGGAGTTCATCGAAGAGGACGTCGAACGCGAGTCAGCACCGGTGCGCGCCGACCTGGCGGAGTGGGTTGGTCGCGTCGGCGACGAGGTGAGCCGCGCCCGGCCGGAACGCCCGGACGGCGTCCGTGACCGGGCCGCGGAGATCTGGCGGCCGCTGCTGGCGATCGCCGACGCGGCCGGCGGGCACTGGCCGGAGACCGCGCGACGGGCCTGCCGTCACTTCGTGCTCGAAGCCACCGCGCAACCGGCCTCGATCGGCGTGCGGCTGCTGGCGGACATCCGGCAGATCTTCGCCGCGGAGAACACCGACCGCATGGTTACCGCCGAGCTGATCCGCGAACTGCACGCCATCGAAGACGGCCCCTGGACCGACGTCCAGGGCAAGCCGCTCGACAGCCGCCGTCTCGCGAAGGAACTCGACCGGTACCTGGTCCGGCCGAAAGACCTCAAGATCAGCGGCAAGACCCTCAAGGGCTACCGCATCGACGGCGACGGCGGACTCGCCGACGCCTGGAGCCGCTACCTCCCGCCGCTCGAAACGGGGGCGACCTCCGCGACCAACGCGCCCCTGCAGGTCACCGCCACATCCGGCGCCCCGGAGACACCGGCCTCGGCCGCGACCTCCGCAACCCGGGTCGCGGACGGTCGCCGCACCCAACAACCGCTGACACCCCTGCTGACCAGCCCGGTCGCGGAGGTCGCGGACGTCGCGGCCACCAAGCCCGACCACGACACCGAGGGGGATCGATGA
- a CDS encoding DUF262 domain-containing protein, with protein sequence MPTDTEDEVPVSVDGDAEAAEQRASWLDEASQEQDDIEVDEYDIVSSPNDWNVATIVNFIESGAVKIPPFQRNYVWDIKRASKLIESLLLGLPVPQVFLYEEKRNSFLVIDGQQRLLSIFFFSKGRFPRATSRSAVRSLLSEGKRINEDALQDDNLFEDFKLRLAKSPTGKANRFNGKKYNTLEDYKPTLDLRTIRNVVVKQTNPEDSSAVFEIFSRLNTGGINLSQQEIRASLYHSDLISSILRLNEDGNWRRLLGLPDPDSRMRDSEIILRSLALARNLEKYSGSMVSFVNRFCLEAQLFSPGQAEEASADFKEFLEITSRLPEDTFKRSGKFSGVLFEGFFSAWVRQEKTATPDKLAKAVLSVKDGQPFADTLQEGSTKTVNVSRRIQLAEKALTSR encoded by the coding sequence ATGCCGACAGACACCGAAGACGAAGTACCTGTCAGCGTAGATGGGGACGCCGAGGCTGCCGAACAACGCGCCAGCTGGCTCGACGAAGCGTCGCAGGAGCAGGACGATATCGAAGTTGACGAGTACGACATTGTTTCGTCTCCCAACGACTGGAATGTCGCCACCATCGTGAATTTTATCGAGAGCGGTGCCGTAAAAATTCCGCCGTTCCAGCGCAACTACGTATGGGACATAAAGCGCGCATCCAAGCTAATTGAGTCCCTGCTTTTGGGTCTACCTGTTCCACAAGTCTTCTTGTATGAAGAAAAACGAAACTCATTCCTTGTAATCGACGGACAGCAGCGCCTGCTGAGCATTTTCTTCTTCTCAAAGGGACGCTTCCCGCGAGCCACCAGCCGCAGCGCAGTTCGGTCATTACTAAGCGAAGGGAAGAGAATTAATGAGGATGCGCTACAGGACGACAATCTCTTCGAAGATTTCAAGTTGCGCCTTGCAAAGTCGCCCACAGGGAAAGCCAATCGGTTCAACGGGAAAAAATACAATACACTTGAAGATTACAAGCCAACACTTGACTTGCGCACGATTCGGAACGTAGTGGTCAAGCAGACGAATCCCGAGGACAGTAGCGCTGTCTTTGAGATTTTCAGTCGACTTAACACCGGTGGAATCAACCTTTCGCAGCAGGAAATTCGCGCTAGCCTATACCACTCAGACCTCATCTCAAGCATTCTAAGGTTGAACGAAGATGGAAACTGGCGTCGCCTACTTGGCCTACCTGATCCAGACTCACGCATGCGCGACTCTGAGATCATCCTGCGGTCACTAGCCTTGGCACGCAATCTCGAAAAGTACTCGGGCAGCATGGTGTCCTTTGTTAATCGGTTCTGCCTTGAAGCACAACTATTCAGCCCCGGCCAGGCCGAGGAGGCCAGCGCCGACTTCAAGGAGTTTTTGGAGATCACCTCCCGCCTACCGGAAGATACATTCAAGCGCTCAGGCAAGTTCAGCGGCGTACTGTTCGAAGGGTTCTTCAGCGCCTGGGTTCGGCAAGAAAAGACTGCAACACCGGATAAGCTCGCAAAGGCCGTCCTATCGGTCAAGGACGGTCAGCCGTTCGCAGATACCCTGCAAGAGGGCTCAACTAAGACCGTGAACGTTAGCCGCCGCATACAACTCGCCGAGAAGGCTCTGACTTCCAGGTAG
- the xerC gene encoding tyrosine recombinase XerC has protein sequence MPKTRSHGDGGLYWSEARQRWIAELTVGWRPNGKRIVRKASGKTKTEAKNKLKELVRNLEEGAVEASTAYTVEQAMNDWLVSYERGERDPNTVKTVRSLVNNHIVPAIGARPLVKLEVDDVEDWLAEKAEVLVTSTLRNLRSILRRAINRAQVRKRVRYNVVLLCEELPAGKGAGRPSKALTLAQAEAVLTAAESSPMRAYIVVSLLTGARTEEMRPLTWDHVDLVGKPTASPAIPPNVKVWRSVRARGETKTRKSRRTLALPERAVKALEAHQVAQQAAKAVAGDDWREHGIVFATNVGTERDVNNVRRDFRRVIKAAGLNPAEWTPRELRHSFVSILSDGGMPIEEISRLVGHSNTTVTELVYRKQIRPVVESGATAMDRLFPAKDEPAGLPLSTDQAS, from the coding sequence ATGCCGAAAACGCGTAGCCACGGAGACGGCGGCCTCTACTGGTCCGAAGCGCGCCAGCGATGGATCGCGGAGCTGACGGTCGGATGGCGGCCGAACGGAAAGCGCATCGTCCGCAAGGCCAGCGGCAAGACCAAAACCGAGGCCAAGAACAAGCTCAAGGAGCTGGTTCGTAACCTCGAAGAGGGCGCCGTTGAAGCGTCGACCGCTTACACGGTCGAGCAGGCGATGAATGACTGGCTGGTGAGCTACGAGCGCGGAGAGCGAGACCCCAACACCGTCAAGACCGTGCGTTCCCTGGTCAACAACCACATCGTGCCGGCAATCGGCGCACGACCGCTGGTGAAGCTCGAAGTCGACGACGTCGAGGACTGGCTGGCGGAAAAAGCCGAAGTGCTGGTGACCTCGACGCTGCGCAACCTCCGCTCGATCCTGCGCCGGGCGATCAACCGCGCACAGGTGCGCAAGCGGGTTCGGTACAACGTGGTCCTGCTGTGCGAGGAACTGCCAGCCGGGAAGGGGGCCGGGCGGCCGTCGAAGGCGCTCACCCTCGCGCAGGCCGAAGCGGTGCTCACCGCGGCGGAGTCGTCGCCGATGCGTGCCTACATCGTGGTGTCCCTGTTGACCGGCGCGCGGACTGAGGAGATGCGCCCCCTGACATGGGATCACGTCGACCTTGTGGGCAAGCCGACGGCGTCGCCGGCGATCCCGCCGAACGTCAAGGTGTGGCGTTCGGTCCGCGCCCGCGGCGAGACCAAGACGCGGAAATCCCGCCGGACGCTGGCGCTGCCCGAGCGGGCAGTGAAGGCACTGGAGGCTCACCAGGTAGCACAGCAGGCCGCAAAAGCAGTCGCGGGCGACGACTGGCGCGAACACGGGATCGTGTTCGCAACCAACGTCGGCACTGAGCGGGACGTCAACAACGTTCGGCGGGACTTCCGGCGGGTGATCAAGGCGGCCGGCCTCAACCCGGCGGAGTGGACGCCCCGGGAGCTGCGGCACAGTTTCGTCTCGATCCTCTCGGACGGCGGGATGCCGATCGAGGAGATCTCGCGGCTGGTCGGGCACAGCAATACCACCGTGACGGAACTGGTCTACCGGAAGCAGATCCGGCCGGTGGTGGAGTCCGGCGCGACCGCAATGGACCGGCTCTTCCCCGCGAAGGACGAACCTGCGGGACTTCCTCTGTCCACCGATCAAGCGTCTTAA
- a CDS encoding bifunctional MFS transporter/dTMP kinase, whose translation MRSVPGAGPGASSGAEASTINRVRRVLAIKPFRRLWGVTYLCSVADWLNILALTGLATKLTDNYFAQNFAFVGVVLTGLAPGLLFAPVGGLLADRFDRRKVMVVADLLRCGFLLSIAIVSAPWWLLAGNFLVGCASSMWIPSKEAAVPNLLRRPDQVETANQLGMVMTYGLAVITAAGANAVITGVNTTFHLFPGDPSLNIAKLVVVITGLLYLASAILIATRIPELSLRNVHATPEQKVKLADEEKLGIGAMIADGFRFIRSTPLVRGLLVGAFGAFVAGGAVIGSAKPYSSSLLAGDSAFSLLVLAVFLGLATGMVFAPKLARRLPHDRLFGLSIIAAAISLGFVALSPHLTVSLIAVVLVGVCAGTAFLTGVTIIGSRVEDAIRGRINAIYQLMMKLVLFGTTVTVPLLVGAVHRHTVTVWGSPLTIDGTRPVMLGGAAIALVAGLFAYRQMDDKRTEPILADLRNALRRTPRRVNGYLIAVEGTTAINTAIQAVNLADWMRGGTRPVVVAADPALDDQRLAALVSGASLTGARAQALAAAAVRADIVERHVQPALDAGSVVVMERFVDSPLAHLSAVAGLDSDELEGLADWATGRLRPDMTILLDAAPNGAPRDKSATMNDQWRVQHLLTEMAAADPERYVVVDADGTDVEVAERIRTALRAVFVGRLAALAPTTEKPVTLPLETLPIETPEEPRVEAK comes from the coding sequence GTGCGATCGGTACCCGGGGCCGGTCCGGGTGCGTCGTCGGGCGCCGAGGCGTCCACGATCAACCGGGTCCGGCGGGTACTGGCGATCAAACCTTTCCGGCGGCTCTGGGGCGTCACGTACCTGTGCAGTGTGGCCGACTGGCTGAACATCCTGGCCCTCACCGGCCTGGCCACGAAGCTGACGGACAACTACTTCGCGCAGAACTTCGCCTTCGTCGGCGTGGTCCTGACCGGCCTGGCACCGGGGCTGCTGTTCGCCCCGGTCGGCGGGCTGCTCGCGGACCGGTTCGACCGCCGCAAGGTGATGGTCGTCGCCGACCTGCTGCGGTGCGGGTTCCTGTTGTCCATCGCGATCGTCAGCGCGCCCTGGTGGCTGCTCGCCGGCAACTTCCTCGTCGGCTGCGCGTCGAGCATGTGGATCCCCTCGAAAGAGGCCGCGGTCCCCAACCTGCTCCGCCGTCCCGACCAGGTCGAGACGGCCAACCAGCTCGGCATGGTGATGACCTACGGCCTCGCCGTCATCACCGCGGCCGGCGCGAACGCGGTCATCACCGGCGTTAACACGACGTTCCACCTGTTCCCCGGCGACCCGAGTCTCAACATCGCGAAGCTGGTCGTGGTCATCACCGGCCTGCTCTACCTGGCCAGTGCGATCCTGATCGCCACGCGGATCCCCGAGCTGTCGCTGCGCAACGTCCACGCGACGCCGGAGCAGAAGGTCAAGCTGGCCGACGAAGAGAAGCTCGGCATCGGCGCGATGATCGCCGACGGCTTCCGGTTCATTCGCAGCACACCCCTCGTGCGCGGGCTGCTGGTGGGCGCGTTCGGCGCGTTCGTCGCCGGCGGCGCCGTGATCGGCTCGGCCAAGCCGTACTCCTCGAGCCTGCTGGCCGGTGACTCGGCGTTCAGCCTGCTCGTCCTCGCCGTCTTCCTCGGCCTCGCCACCGGCATGGTCTTCGCGCCCAAGCTCGCCCGCCGGCTCCCGCACGACCGGCTGTTCGGCCTCTCGATCATCGCGGCCGCGATCTCGCTCGGTTTCGTGGCACTGTCCCCGCACCTGACCGTCTCGCTGATCGCCGTGGTGCTGGTCGGCGTCTGCGCCGGCACCGCGTTCCTCACCGGCGTGACGATCATCGGTTCGCGCGTCGAGGACGCCATCCGCGGCCGGATCAACGCGATCTACCAGCTGATGATGAAGCTGGTGCTGTTCGGCACCACGGTCACCGTGCCGCTGCTCGTCGGCGCGGTGCACCGGCACACGGTCACCGTCTGGGGCAGCCCGCTCACCATCGACGGCACGCGCCCGGTGATGCTCGGCGGCGCCGCGATCGCGCTGGTCGCCGGCCTCTTCGCCTACCGGCAGATGGACGACAAGCGCACCGAGCCGATCCTCGCCGACCTGCGCAACGCGCTGCGCCGCACGCCGCGGCGCGTCAACGGCTACCTCATCGCCGTCGAGGGCACCACCGCGATCAACACCGCCATCCAGGCCGTCAACCTCGCTGACTGGATGCGTGGCGGCACCCGGCCGGTCGTCGTCGCCGCGGACCCCGCGCTGGACGACCAGCGGCTCGCCGCCCTCGTTTCCGGCGCCTCGCTCACCGGCGCGCGGGCCCAGGCGCTGGCCGCCGCCGCGGTGCGGGCCGACATCGTGGAGCGGCACGTCCAGCCGGCGCTCGACGCCGGTTCGGTGGTCGTGATGGAGCGGTTCGTCGACTCGCCGCTGGCGCACCTGTCCGCCGTCGCCGGCTTGGACAGCGACGAGCTCGAAGGCCTCGCCGACTGGGCGACCGGCCGCCTGCGCCCGGACATGACGATCCTGCTGGACGCTGCCCCGAACGGCGCACCGCGCGACAAGTCGGCCACGATGAACGACCAGTGGCGCGTGCAGCACCTGCTCACCGAGATGGCCGCGGCGGACCCGGAACGGTACGTCGTGGTCGACGCCGACGGCACGGACGTCGAGGTCGCCGAGCGCATCCGCACCGCGCTGCGCGCCGTGTTCGTCGGCCGGCTGGCCGCGCTGGCGCCGACGACGGAGAAGCCGGTGACCCTCCCCCTCGAAACGCTGCCCATCGAGACCCCGGAAGAGCCTCGCGTGGAGGCGAAGTGA
- a CDS encoding HEPN domain-containing protein: protein MPADVFDTLFDDYRALRDGPLSQDPSGLNAMEQTYPKVLLLASASYLEVATTEVIAGLFHREDAPELGIFVERRSLKRQFHSLFDWENRKSNQFFSYFGDDCKARFLERMKLDTNFSAAVEAFLEIGALRNKLVHQNYAQFQLDKTAEEIKVLHRMASTFPQEIPSLILVSGASK, encoded by the coding sequence ATGCCGGCAGACGTGTTCGACACCCTATTTGACGATTACCGCGCACTGCGGGACGGCCCACTGTCGCAAGATCCTTCAGGGCTGAATGCGATGGAGCAGACGTACCCGAAAGTCTTGCTTCTAGCGTCAGCCAGCTACTTGGAGGTTGCAACCACCGAGGTGATAGCAGGCCTATTCCACCGAGAAGATGCACCTGAACTTGGTATTTTCGTTGAGAGACGTTCACTTAAGCGGCAATTCCATTCGCTTTTCGATTGGGAGAATCGCAAGTCAAATCAATTTTTCAGTTATTTTGGCGACGACTGCAAGGCGCGTTTTTTAGAAAGAATGAAGCTCGACACGAATTTCAGTGCCGCAGTTGAGGCATTTCTAGAAATCGGCGCCTTGCGAAACAAGCTAGTGCATCAGAATTACGCTCAATTTCAGCTTGATAAGACAGCTGAGGAAATCAAGGTGCTGCACAGGATGGCTTCTACCTTTCCCCAGGAGATACCTAGCTTGATCTTGGTCTCCGGTGCCTCTAAGTAG
- a CDS encoding helix-turn-helix domain-containing protein, protein MNAVPMPVAAPERHLYRITEAMRLLSMSRSVIYEQLRSGRLRSVKQGRARLVPAVAIQQYVELLMKEAGVSYAENA, encoded by the coding sequence ATGAACGCCGTACCCATGCCGGTTGCCGCGCCTGAACGGCATCTCTACCGGATCACCGAAGCCATGCGCCTGCTCTCGATGAGCCGCTCGGTCATCTACGAGCAGTTGCGCTCGGGGCGCTTGCGCTCGGTCAAGCAGGGACGAGCCCGGCTGGTGCCGGCTGTCGCCATCCAGCAGTACGTCGAGTTGCTGATGAAGGAAGCGGGGGTCAGCTATGCCGAAAACGCGTAG